One part of the Magallana gigas chromosome 5, xbMagGiga1.1, whole genome shotgun sequence genome encodes these proteins:
- the LOC105342478 gene encoding tubulin-specific chaperone cofactor E-like protein isoform X1: MIRQRFKYFRTFHLKMEEEDVERKNIAFSVMLPSKGRNRRMRKKSFTEAVKEKYCMSDPNKIYTSGFVIDIKVTGKPKTSDSEAELAYLRNVVLNNSCVGHAGVPNEGLSSLCPNVVDLDLSSNDLTDWKDMLTILSNLQCLKFVNLARNKLQNKENTIQSWNAPLPQIENLVLNGTFTSWQDVIDLTKKIPSLTELHACENEYEDLDHPEDAYKCLQNITCLRLNNNRLRSWEEIWKLKHLPQLESLILSGNPIQHIFYKEEEECRICCLENPAEEMETERDISMEMQDIVEDIVGDVLQMADSIETKEGEESSKSTECQHGDPFSRLKLICLSETQLNNWTHCDELRKYPALKSLRIKDIPLVKKLDPEERRKLLVAHMPNIMILNGSEVTSTERDKSERHFIRYFMDKGSKPERFFELEAKHGKITPLRDIDISGGYKEWINVTFIFKDKRIKEKVHVVDPIGNLRLKAAEKFLLYDSLLTFKLYHFACGPHHREEDQTFEELCKQTQSLPISRFDVMDGDELYVDATDNLFQNADGSLQYLQIYSYIAK; the protein is encoded by the exons ATGATCCGACAAAGGTTTAAATACTTTAGAACATTCCATTTGAAAATGGAGGAAGAAGACGTGGAACGAAAAAATATCGCTTTCAGCGTTATGCTGCCCTCAAAAGGACGCAACAGAAGGATGAGAAAGAAGTCGTTTACTGAGGCTGTCAAAGAAAAGTACTGCATGAGTGACCCCAATAAGATATACACATCAGGGTTTGTAATAGACATCAAAGTGACTGGCAAGCCGAAGACGAGCGATTCGGAGGCAGAATTGGCGTATCTGAGAAATGTG GTGTTGAACAACAGTTGTGTGGGTCACGCTGGTGTGCCAAATGAGGGATTGTCCAGTCTCTGTCCCAATGtagttgaccttgacctttccaGCAATGACCTTACGGACTGGAAGGACATGTTGACCATCCTGTCTAACCTTCAGTGCCTTAAGTTTGTCAACTTGGCAAGAAACAAACTTCAAAATAAAGAG AACACCATTCAGTCATGGAACGCTCCTCTGCCCCAGATAGAGAATCTGGTTTTGAATGGAACATTTACCAGCTGGCAGGATGTCATAGACCTGACCAAAAAGATTCCCTCTCTGACAGAGCTACATGCTTGTGAAAATG AATATGAAGATTTAGATCATCCAGAGGATGCCTacaaatgtttacaaaacatCACCTGTCTCAGACTGAATAACAACAGACTCAGAAG TTGGGAAGAAATTTGGAAATTGAAACACCTGCCCCAGTTGGAATCTCTGATTCTGTCTGGTAACCCCATCCAacacatattttacaaagagGAGGAGGAATGTAGAATATGCTGTCTGGAGAATCCGGCAGAAGAGATGGAGACTGAGAGAGATATTTCCATGGAGATGCAAGACATAGTGGAAGACATTGTCGGTGACGTTCTGCAGATGGCAGACAGCATAGAAACAAAAGAAGGGGAGGAGTCATCGAAGAGCACAGAGTGTCAGCATGGGGACCCTTTCTCCAGACTCAAATTGATCTGTCTGAGTGAAACTCAACTCAATAACTGGACTCACTGTGATGAGCTGAGAAAGTACCCAGCACTCAAGTCTCTCAGGATCAAG GACATTCCTCTGGTGAAGAAACTAGATCCAGAAGAAAGAAGAAAACTGCTTGTTGCTCA TATGCCCAACATAATGATCTTGAATGGAAGTGAAGTAACAAGTACAGAGAGAGATAAGTCGGAGAGACATTTTATTCGTTATTTTATGGACAAAGGGAGCAAGCCAGAAAGATTTTTTGAACTGGAGGCCAAGCATG GTAAAATCACGCCCCTGAGGGACATAGACATCAGTGGGGGATACAAGGAGTGGATCAATGTCACCTTCATTTTCAAGGACAAACGGATAAAGGAGAAAGTCCATGTTGTGGATCCCATAGGGAATCTCCGACTTAAGGCTGCAGAAAAATTCCTCCTCTATGATTC GTTGCTTACCTTTAAGCTGTACCACTTTGCCTGTGGACCTCACCACAGGGAGGAAGACCAGACATTCGAGGAACTCTGTAAGCAGACCCAGTCCCTCCCGATCAGTCGATTCGACGTCATGGATGGAGACGAACTCTACGTGGATGCGACGGATAACCTATTTCAGAATGCGGATGGAAGTCTCCAGTACTTGCAGATTTACAGTTACATTGCAAAGTAG
- the LOC105342478 gene encoding tubulin-specific chaperone cofactor E-like protein isoform X2 — MIRQRFKYFRTFHLKMEEEDVERKNIAFSVMLPSKGRNRRMRKKSFTEAVKEKYCMSDPNKIYTSGFVIDIKVTGKPKTSDSEAELAYLRNVVLNNSCVGHAGVPNEGLSSLCPNVVDLDLSSNDLTDWKDMLTILSNLQCLKFVNLARNKLQNKENTIQSWNAPLPQIENLVLNGTFTSWQDVIDLTKKIPSLTELHACENEYEDLDHPEDAYKCLQNITCLRLNNNRLRSWEEIWKLKHLPQLESLILSGNPIQHIFYKEEEECRICCLENPAEEMETERDISMEMQDIVEDIVGDVLQMADSIETKEGEESSKSTECQHGDPFSRLKLICLSETQLNNWTHCDELRKYPALKSLRIKDIPLVKKLDPEERRKLLVAHMPNIMILNGSEVTSTERDKSERHFIRYFMDKGSKPERFFELEAKHGKITPLRDIDISGGYKEWINVTFIFKDKRIKEKVHVVDPIGNLRLKAAEKFLLYDSKSREIQWWKVYMSTCITISGQQNIKSWSDSLI; from the exons ATGATCCGACAAAGGTTTAAATACTTTAGAACATTCCATTTGAAAATGGAGGAAGAAGACGTGGAACGAAAAAATATCGCTTTCAGCGTTATGCTGCCCTCAAAAGGACGCAACAGAAGGATGAGAAAGAAGTCGTTTACTGAGGCTGTCAAAGAAAAGTACTGCATGAGTGACCCCAATAAGATATACACATCAGGGTTTGTAATAGACATCAAAGTGACTGGCAAGCCGAAGACGAGCGATTCGGAGGCAGAATTGGCGTATCTGAGAAATGTG GTGTTGAACAACAGTTGTGTGGGTCACGCTGGTGTGCCAAATGAGGGATTGTCCAGTCTCTGTCCCAATGtagttgaccttgacctttccaGCAATGACCTTACGGACTGGAAGGACATGTTGACCATCCTGTCTAACCTTCAGTGCCTTAAGTTTGTCAACTTGGCAAGAAACAAACTTCAAAATAAAGAG AACACCATTCAGTCATGGAACGCTCCTCTGCCCCAGATAGAGAATCTGGTTTTGAATGGAACATTTACCAGCTGGCAGGATGTCATAGACCTGACCAAAAAGATTCCCTCTCTGACAGAGCTACATGCTTGTGAAAATG AATATGAAGATTTAGATCATCCAGAGGATGCCTacaaatgtttacaaaacatCACCTGTCTCAGACTGAATAACAACAGACTCAGAAG TTGGGAAGAAATTTGGAAATTGAAACACCTGCCCCAGTTGGAATCTCTGATTCTGTCTGGTAACCCCATCCAacacatattttacaaagagGAGGAGGAATGTAGAATATGCTGTCTGGAGAATCCGGCAGAAGAGATGGAGACTGAGAGAGATATTTCCATGGAGATGCAAGACATAGTGGAAGACATTGTCGGTGACGTTCTGCAGATGGCAGACAGCATAGAAACAAAAGAAGGGGAGGAGTCATCGAAGAGCACAGAGTGTCAGCATGGGGACCCTTTCTCCAGACTCAAATTGATCTGTCTGAGTGAAACTCAACTCAATAACTGGACTCACTGTGATGAGCTGAGAAAGTACCCAGCACTCAAGTCTCTCAGGATCAAG GACATTCCTCTGGTGAAGAAACTAGATCCAGAAGAAAGAAGAAAACTGCTTGTTGCTCA TATGCCCAACATAATGATCTTGAATGGAAGTGAAGTAACAAGTACAGAGAGAGATAAGTCGGAGAGACATTTTATTCGTTATTTTATGGACAAAGGGAGCAAGCCAGAAAGATTTTTTGAACTGGAGGCCAAGCATG GTAAAATCACGCCCCTGAGGGACATAGACATCAGTGGGGGATACAAGGAGTGGATCAATGTCACCTTCATTTTCAAGGACAAACGGATAAAGGAGAAAGTCCATGTTGTGGATCCCATAGGGAATCTCCGACTTAAGGCTGCAGAAAAATTCCTCCTCTATGATTC TAAATCGAGAGAAATCCAGTGGTGGAAAGTATACATGTCCACCTGTATTACAATTAGTGGACAACAGAATATCAAAAGTTGGAGTGACTCTTTAATCTGA